One region of Peromyscus eremicus chromosome 4, PerEre_H2_v1, whole genome shotgun sequence genomic DNA includes:
- the LOC131908267 gene encoding olfactory receptor 5W2-like: MDEGICSSLDKFIFSGITNNHDMKVAPFTTFLLVYLVNLLANLGMIILIRVDSQLHILMYFFLSHLSFCDLCYSTAIGPKMLVDLLAEEKSISMVGCVLQFFTLCAFVDSECLLLAVMAYDRYQAISNPLLYTANMSNRVCFMLMAGVYLVGTVDALIHSTLVFRLCFCGSNEINHFFCDVPPLLSISCSGTEVNELAVFTVGGFIEISTISGLLVSYCYIISAVLKIHSSEGRFKAFSTCASHLTAVAIFQGTLLFMYFWPSSSCSLDQDKVTSLFYTLVIPMLNPLIYSLRNKDVKEALEKMKNKM; the protein is encoded by the coding sequence ATGGACGAGGGAATTTGCTCCTCTTTGGACAAATTCATTTTCTCGGGAATTACTAATAACCATGACATGAAAGTGGCCCCCTTCACCACATTCCTACTTGTTTATCTTGTTAATCTACTGGCCAATCTTGGGATGATCATCTTAATTAGAGTGGATTCTCAGCTTCATATACTCATGTACTTTTTCCTCAGCCACCTCTCCTTCTGTGACCTCTGCTATTCCACAGCAATTGGACCCAAGATGCTGGTGGATCTTTTAGCTGAGGAGAAATCAATTTCCATGGTTGGCTGTGTTTTGCAGTTCTTCACCCTCTGTGCCTTTGTTGATTCTGAGTGTCTACTGCTGGCAGTGATGGCCTATGATAGGTACCAGGCTATCAGCAACCCCTTGCTCTACACAGCAAACATgtcaaacagagtgtgttttatgcTCATGGCTGGGGTTTACCTGGTGGGAACAGTTGATGCTTTGATACATTCTACTCTTGTCTTCCGCTTATGTTTCTGTGGGTCCAATGAGATCAACCATTTCTTCTGTGATGTCCCTCCACTTCTATCAATATCTTGCTCAGGTACAGAGGTCAATGAGTTAGCAGTATTCACAGTTGGTGGGTTTATTGAGATAAGCACCATTTCAGGACTCCTTGTCTCCTATTGTTACATCATCTCAGCAGTCTTGAAGATTCACTCTTCTGAGGGGAGGTTCAAAGCTTTCTCCACCTGTGCCTCTCACCTGACTGCAGTTGCGATTTTTCAGGGAACTCTGCTCTTTATGTATTTCTGGCCAAGTTCTTCCTGTTCCCTAGATCAAGACAAAGTGACCTCACTATTTTACACTCTAGTGATTCCCATGCTGAACCCTCTGATTTACAGCTTGAGGAACAAGGATGTGAAAGAGGCTCTGGAAAAGATGAAGAATAAAATGTGA